The following coding sequences are from one Melanotaenia boesemani isolate fMelBoe1 chromosome 19, fMelBoe1.pri, whole genome shotgun sequence window:
- the cdc26 gene encoding anaphase-promoting complex subunit CDC26 — protein sequence MLRRKPTRLELKIDDTEEFESVKKELEARKRQREEAESGGGAGGASIIGGDIIGGGASASSSTAVSRAELINERIGYKPHPKPATLPTLFGSLQF from the exons ATGTTGAGGAGAAAGCCGACCCGTTTGGAGCTGAAGATCGACGACACCGAGGAGTTTGAGAGCGTTAAGAAGGAGCTTGAG gccAGGAAGCGTCAACGTGAGGAAGCAGAATCTGGAGGTGGAGCGGGCGGGGCTTCCATCATTGGTGGAGACATCATTGGGGGCGGAgcctccgcctcctcctccacaGCTGTCTCCAGGGCGGAGCTTATCAATGAGCGAATCGGCTACAAGCCCCACCCCAAACCAGCAACACTGCCAACCTTATTTGGAAGTTTACAGTTTTAA